The Streptomyces sp. NL15-2K genome contains a region encoding:
- a CDS encoding alpha/beta fold hydrolase yields MTHFVLVAGAWLGAWAWDETAAELRSAGHDVHPLTLSGLAEKRGVPAGQQTHVQDIVGEVERLDLRDVVLVGHSYSGVPVGQAAERIGDRLRRVVFVDANVPVDGETFLSDWPSDHVREAITAGGGFWPPLPAPEYAGQGLTDEQIARFLDGATPHPGATLTEPAVLTRPLGDLPATYIKCLLDGDEPRPAAAELLKSEHWELVEMDTGHWPMFSRPRELARVLHESAARS; encoded by the coding sequence ATGACTCATTTCGTACTGGTGGCAGGTGCCTGGCTCGGCGCGTGGGCGTGGGACGAGACGGCGGCCGAACTGCGCTCGGCAGGCCACGACGTCCATCCGCTCACACTGTCCGGCCTCGCCGAGAAGCGGGGCGTGCCCGCCGGGCAGCAGACACACGTCCAGGACATCGTCGGCGAGGTAGAGCGCCTCGATCTGCGCGATGTCGTCCTCGTCGGACACAGCTACTCCGGAGTCCCGGTCGGCCAGGCGGCCGAGCGGATCGGTGACCGGCTGCGGCGCGTGGTGTTCGTCGACGCGAACGTTCCGGTCGACGGCGAGACGTTCCTCTCGGACTGGCCGAGCGACCATGTGCGCGAGGCGATCACGGCGGGCGGCGGCTTCTGGCCGCCGCTGCCCGCGCCCGAGTACGCCGGCCAGGGGCTGACGGACGAGCAGATCGCCCGGTTCCTCGACGGCGCGACACCGCATCCGGGAGCCACACTGACCGAACCGGCCGTCCTCACCCGTCCCCTCGGCGACCTCCCCGCCACGTACATCAAGTGCCTGCTCGACGGGGACGAGCCGAGGCCCGCCGCGGCCGAGCTGCTCAAGAGCGAGCACTGGGAGCTGGTCGAGATGGACACCGGGCACTGGCCGATGTTCTCCCGGCCCCGCGAGCTGGCCCGGGTCCTGCACGAGTCGGCCGCCCGATCCTGA
- a CDS encoding CDGSH iron-sulfur domain-containing protein: MPNSPSDPPRRLTVRRRGPILVDGPVEVELEDGTTVSSDRFRVALCTCRRSRRYPWCDTSHRDRGDGRRGED; this comes from the coding sequence GTGCCGAACTCCCCGTCTGACCCGCCCCGCCGGCTCACGGTGCGGCGCCGGGGTCCGATCCTGGTGGACGGCCCGGTGGAAGTGGAACTCGAGGACGGCACCACGGTGTCCTCCGACCGCTTCCGTGTGGCCCTGTGCACCTGCCGCCGCAGCCGGCGCTATCCGTGGTGCGACACCAGTCACCGGGACCGAGGCGACGGCCGCCGCGGCGAGGACTGA
- a CDS encoding iron-containing redox enzyme family protein: MPYDRAEPALPSARGPVSAAVEEYLLGSGPLPRRHDVAGSAVYGDDLQLALYLCYELHYRGFAGVAPEREWDPDLLHTRAALEHRFLAALRADTDVHSGVEEAVGELLVEPVDGTGVTHYLREEGELWQLREYAAQRSLYHLKEADPHAWVLPRLWGRAKAGMAAVEFDEFGGGRPDRVHARLFADLMADLGLETTYGRYLDAACAQALATVNLMSLFGLHRALRGALVGHFAAVEITSSPGSRRLAEAMRRTHAGPAAEFFYDEHVEADAVHEQVVRHDVIGGLLAEEPHLAADVAFGIDATGHVEDRFAARLLTNWRAGRSSLRTPLDASSGTPPTSEPLVTPECRGTRTG, translated from the coding sequence ATGCCGTACGACCGCGCAGAACCAGCGTTGCCCTCCGCCCGGGGCCCGGTCTCGGCAGCCGTCGAGGAGTATCTGCTGGGCTCCGGACCGCTGCCGCGCCGGCACGACGTCGCCGGGTCGGCGGTGTACGGCGACGACCTCCAGCTCGCTCTGTACCTCTGCTACGAACTGCACTACCGCGGCTTCGCGGGCGTGGCCCCGGAACGCGAGTGGGACCCGGACCTGCTGCACACGCGCGCGGCACTGGAGCACCGTTTCCTGGCGGCCCTGCGTGCGGACACCGATGTCCACAGCGGCGTCGAAGAGGCCGTCGGGGAGCTCCTGGTCGAGCCGGTCGACGGCACGGGCGTCACCCACTACCTCCGCGAGGAGGGCGAACTGTGGCAGTTGCGCGAGTACGCCGCCCAGCGCTCCCTCTACCACCTGAAGGAGGCGGACCCGCACGCCTGGGTGCTGCCGCGGCTGTGGGGCAGGGCCAAGGCGGGCATGGCGGCGGTGGAGTTCGACGAGTTCGGCGGCGGCCGCCCCGACCGAGTGCACGCGCGGCTGTTCGCCGACCTGATGGCCGACCTGGGCCTGGAGACGACGTACGGCCGTTACCTCGACGCGGCCTGCGCCCAGGCCCTGGCCACGGTGAACCTCATGTCCCTGTTCGGCCTGCACCGAGCCCTCCGGGGCGCCCTGGTGGGCCACTTCGCCGCGGTCGAGATCACGTCCTCCCCCGGCTCCCGCCGCCTGGCCGAGGCGATGCGCCGCACGCACGCCGGGCCCGCCGCCGAGTTCTTCTACGACGAGCACGTCGAGGCCGACGCGGTCCACGAGCAGGTCGTGCGGCATGACGTCATCGGTGGTCTGCTGGCCGAGGAGCCGCACCTCGCCGCCGACGTCGCCTTCGGTATCGACGCCACCGGGCATGTCGAGGACCGGTTCGCCGCTCGGCTGCTCACGAACTGGCGGGCGGGACGGTCGTCGCTGCGCACGCCTCTGGACGCCTCGTCGGGCACGCCCCCCACTTCCGAACCCCTGGTGACTCCTGAATGCCGGGGTACCCGGACGGGGTGA
- a CDS encoding HemK2/MTQ2 family protein methyltransferase: MPGYPDGVNPLVPPLALPGVYTPQEDTALLVGALSEEPLRPGADVLDMGTGTGALALAAARLDTRVTAVDVSWLAVFTARLNAWLTRLPVRIRRGNLFAPVRDRSFDLILTNPPYVPTPEAGRPPRGAARSWDAGPDGRFVLDRICREAPSRLRPGGVLLIVHSALSDPGRTVEGLRAAGLKVAVTRRRRIAFGPVLRARQDWLRERGLLSPAEHKEELVVVRAELPV, translated from the coding sequence ATGCCGGGGTACCCGGACGGGGTGAACCCTCTGGTACCGCCGCTCGCCCTCCCGGGTGTGTACACCCCGCAGGAGGACACCGCCCTGCTGGTCGGGGCCCTGTCCGAGGAACCGCTCCGGCCGGGCGCGGACGTCCTCGACATGGGGACCGGGACCGGTGCGCTGGCCCTCGCGGCCGCTCGCCTCGACACCCGGGTGACCGCGGTGGACGTGTCCTGGCTCGCGGTGTTCACGGCCCGGCTGAACGCCTGGCTGACGAGGCTGCCGGTGCGCATCCGACGCGGGAACCTCTTCGCCCCCGTCCGCGACCGGTCGTTCGACCTCATCCTGACCAACCCGCCGTACGTACCGACGCCGGAGGCCGGGCGGCCGCCCCGGGGCGCCGCCCGGTCCTGGGACGCGGGCCCGGACGGGCGCTTCGTGCTGGACCGGATCTGCCGGGAGGCCCCTTCACGGCTGCGTCCTGGCGGCGTCCTGCTGATCGTGCACTCCGCGCTGAGCGACCCCGGCCGGACGGTCGAGGGGCTGCGCGCGGCCGGGCTGAAGGTGGCCGTGACCCGCCGTCGCCGGATCGCGTTCGGTCCGGTACTGCGCGCCCGGCAGGACTGGCTGCGCGAGCGCGGACTGCTGTCCCCCGCCGAACACAAGGAAGAGCTGGTGGTCGTCCGTGCCGAACTCCCCGTCTGA
- a CDS encoding lactate 2-monooxygenase: MGKHWADFQYEIYLNGMSGAVPRLPTDLTRLEEMAEQRLGPGPVGYVAGSAGDGSTARANRAALRRRRIVPRMLRDVHERDLSVELWGRALPAPLALAPVGVLSIMHPDAEPAAARAAAAQGVPYILSSASSTPMEQVAEAMGDAERWFQLYWPKDREVARSFLDRARAAGFTALVVTLDTPLLSWRPRDLDQAYLPFLHGVGTANYFSDPAFQAGLAKPVHEDPNAAVMHFVGMFADPGKTWPDLAFLRENWNGPIVLKGILHPDDARLAADAGMDGVVVSNHGGRQVAGSVAAADALPRVAEAVGDRLTVLFDSGVRTGDDVFKALALGARAVLVGRPYVYGLGLDGQPGVEHVIRCLLAEFDLTLALSGHATPTGVGPSDLVEDPA, encoded by the coding sequence ATGGGCAAGCACTGGGCGGACTTCCAGTACGAGATCTACCTGAACGGGATGTCGGGTGCGGTACCGCGCCTGCCCACCGATCTGACCCGGCTGGAGGAGATGGCCGAGCAGCGGCTCGGCCCCGGCCCGGTCGGCTATGTGGCGGGCAGCGCGGGCGACGGCAGCACCGCCCGGGCCAACCGGGCGGCACTGCGGCGGCGCAGGATCGTGCCGCGCATGCTGCGGGACGTGCACGAGCGTGACCTGTCCGTCGAGCTGTGGGGCCGCGCGCTGCCCGCCCCGCTGGCCCTGGCGCCGGTCGGCGTGCTGTCGATCATGCACCCGGACGCGGAGCCTGCCGCCGCCCGGGCCGCCGCCGCGCAGGGCGTGCCGTACATCCTGTCGTCGGCCTCCAGTACGCCGATGGAGCAGGTCGCGGAGGCGATGGGGGACGCCGAGCGCTGGTTCCAGCTGTACTGGCCGAAGGACCGTGAAGTGGCCCGGAGTTTCCTGGACCGGGCGAGGGCGGCGGGGTTCACCGCGCTGGTCGTCACGCTGGACACGCCGCTGCTGTCCTGGCGGCCGCGCGACCTCGACCAGGCGTATCTGCCGTTCCTGCATGGCGTCGGTACCGCGAACTACTTCTCCGACCCGGCGTTCCAGGCGGGCCTGGCCAAGCCGGTGCACGAGGATCCGAACGCGGCGGTGATGCACTTCGTCGGGATGTTCGCGGATCCCGGCAAGACCTGGCCGGACCTGGCGTTCCTCCGGGAGAACTGGAACGGCCCGATCGTCCTCAAGGGCATCCTGCACCCGGACGACGCCCGCCTCGCCGCCGACGCCGGGATGGACGGGGTCGTCGTGTCCAACCACGGCGGCCGCCAGGTGGCCGGCTCGGTCGCGGCGGCCGACGCGCTGCCGCGGGTCGCGGAAGCGGTCGGCGATCGCCTGACCGTGCTCTTCGACAGCGGCGTCCGCACCGGCGACGACGTGTTCAAGGCCCTCGCGCTCGGCGCGCGGGCGGTCCTGGTCGGACGGCCCTACGTCTACGGACTCGGCCTCGACGGACAGCCCGGCGTCGAGCACGTGATCCGTTGTCTGCTCGCCGAGTTCGACCTCACGCTCGCCCTGTCGGGCCACGCCACGCCGACCGGCGTGGGCCCCAGCGACCTCGTGGAGGACCCGGCGTGA
- the sigJ gene encoding RNA polymerase sigma factor SigJ: MSESTTSTVSDTDDPLGEATGVFVEHRELLFGLVYNMLGSVADTEDVLQETWLSWTGRAGRSPLDGIANPRAYLVRVAVNHALARRAAISRRRETYVGPWLPEPLVTGEDSGEAEDPAVRGESVSLAMLVVLESLTPLERAVFVLNEVFGYAHTEIADIIDRTPAAVRQLARRARAHVHARRPRYRAHPRVRREATERFVRAALGGDIAELMEILAPDVTVWTDGGGNRKPAGLRPVHGRDKAVRLISGYASRGRRAQRRLNLRYRRVNGDDAAVLFEGGSPYAVMVMDLTPEGDQVCGVYIVSNPDKLTHVQREER, from the coding sequence ATGTCCGAGAGCACCACGAGCACCGTTTCCGACACCGACGACCCGCTGGGCGAGGCGACCGGTGTCTTCGTCGAGCACCGTGAGCTGTTGTTCGGCCTTGTCTACAACATGCTGGGCAGTGTCGCCGACACCGAGGACGTACTCCAGGAGACCTGGCTGTCGTGGACGGGGCGGGCCGGCCGCTCTCCCCTCGACGGGATCGCCAACCCCCGCGCGTATCTCGTGCGCGTCGCCGTCAACCACGCGCTGGCGCGGCGGGCCGCGATCAGCCGGCGCCGTGAGACGTACGTCGGTCCGTGGCTGCCCGAGCCCCTGGTCACCGGCGAGGACTCCGGGGAGGCCGAGGATCCGGCGGTGCGCGGCGAGTCCGTGTCGCTGGCGATGCTGGTGGTCCTGGAGTCGCTGACGCCGTTGGAACGCGCGGTGTTCGTGTTGAACGAGGTGTTCGGGTACGCCCACACCGAGATCGCCGACATCATCGACCGCACCCCGGCGGCCGTACGGCAGCTGGCGCGACGCGCGCGGGCCCATGTGCACGCCCGGCGCCCGCGGTACCGGGCGCATCCGCGGGTGCGGCGGGAGGCGACGGAGCGGTTCGTGCGGGCCGCGCTCGGCGGGGACATCGCCGAGCTCATGGAGATCCTCGCGCCGGACGTGACGGTGTGGACGGACGGCGGCGGCAACCGCAAACCGGCCGGGCTGCGCCCGGTGCACGGCCGCGACAAGGCCGTCCGCCTCATCAGCGGATACGCCTCCCGGGGCCGTCGCGCCCAGCGGCGGCTGAACCTGCGCTACCGGCGCGTCAACGGCGACGACGCGGCGGTGCTGTTCGAGGGCGGCTCGCCGTACGCGGTGATGGTCATGGACCTCACTCCCGAGGGCGATCAGGTCTGCGGCGTCTACATCGTGTCCAACCCCGACAAGCTCACGCACGTACAGCGGGAGGAGCGGTGA
- a CDS encoding cytochrome bc complex cytochrome b subunit → MTTKGERVADWFDGRLGIHTLGKRYLRKVFPDHWSFLLGEICLYSFVVLILTGVWLTLFFHPSMNEVTYHGSYTPLNGVRMSEAYASTLEISFDVRGGLLIRQLHHWAALVFVAGMLTHMMRHFFTGSFRKPREINWLFGWSLLFLGLFEGLFGYSLPDDLLSGTGLRFVDGALLSVPIVGTYLSMFLLGGEFPGDDIVPRLYSLHILVIPGIMAALVVAHILLVVYHKHTQFAGPGRTERNVVGAPFMPVYIAKAGGFFFLVFGVLALISAVATINPVWSYGPFRADQVSTGAQPDWYLGFAEGLVRIMPGWEITLWGHTLVLGVLIPIVVFPLLLVFIGVYPFLEARFTGDEREHHLLDRPRNRPVRTAIGAAWISVYLILLAGGGNDIVATRLHLSINTVTWAVRVGVFVVPVVVFVVTRRICLGLQLRDRELVSHGRATGVIKRLPHGEYVEVHQPLDQARLHTLTAHERPGELVERKVSPDPPRRTPSGSGPSSS, encoded by the coding sequence GTGACGACCAAGGGCGAGCGGGTCGCCGACTGGTTCGACGGACGGCTCGGCATCCACACACTCGGCAAGCGGTACCTGCGCAAGGTCTTTCCCGACCACTGGTCCTTCCTGCTCGGCGAGATCTGCCTGTACAGCTTCGTCGTGCTGATCCTCACCGGCGTGTGGCTGACGCTCTTCTTCCATCCGTCGATGAACGAGGTGACATACCACGGCAGTTACACCCCGCTCAACGGCGTCCGCATGTCGGAGGCGTACGCCTCCACGCTGGAGATCAGCTTCGACGTGCGTGGCGGGCTGCTGATCCGGCAGCTGCACCACTGGGCGGCGCTGGTCTTCGTCGCCGGGATGCTCACGCACATGATGCGGCACTTCTTCACGGGGTCGTTCCGCAAACCCCGTGAGATCAACTGGCTGTTCGGCTGGAGCCTGCTGTTCCTCGGCCTGTTCGAGGGCCTGTTCGGCTACTCGCTGCCGGACGACCTGCTGTCGGGGACGGGCCTGAGGTTCGTCGACGGTGCCCTGCTGTCGGTGCCGATCGTCGGGACGTATCTGTCGATGTTCCTGCTGGGCGGCGAGTTCCCGGGCGACGACATCGTGCCCCGCCTGTACTCGCTGCACATCCTGGTGATCCCCGGCATCATGGCCGCGCTCGTGGTGGCCCACATCCTGCTCGTCGTGTACCACAAGCACACGCAGTTCGCGGGCCCCGGGCGGACCGAACGCAACGTCGTCGGCGCTCCGTTCATGCCGGTGTACATCGCGAAGGCGGGCGGCTTCTTCTTCCTCGTCTTCGGAGTGCTCGCCCTGATCTCGGCCGTGGCGACGATCAACCCGGTCTGGAGTTACGGCCCCTTCCGCGCCGACCAGGTCTCCACGGGCGCCCAGCCCGACTGGTACCTGGGCTTCGCGGAGGGCCTGGTCCGGATCATGCCGGGCTGGGAGATCACCCTGTGGGGCCACACGCTGGTCCTCGGCGTGCTGATCCCGATCGTCGTCTTCCCGCTCCTGCTGGTGTTCATCGGCGTGTACCCGTTCCTGGAGGCCAGGTTCACGGGCGACGAACGCGAGCACCACCTGCTGGACCGCCCTCGCAACAGGCCGGTGCGTACGGCGATCGGCGCGGCCTGGATCAGCGTCTACCTGATCCTGCTGGCGGGTGGCGGGAACGACATCGTGGCGACCCGCCTCCACCTGTCGATCAACACGGTGACGTGGGCGGTCCGTGTCGGGGTGTTCGTGGTCCCGGTGGTGGTCTTCGTCGTCACCCGCCGCATCTGCCTCGGGCTGCAACTCAGGGACCGGGAGCTGGTGTCGCACGGTCGTGCCACCGGCGTGATCAAGCGGCTGCCGCACGGTGAGTACGTCGAGGTGCACCAGCCGCTCGATCAGGCCCGGCTCCACACCCTGACCGCCCACGAGCGGCCGGGGGAACTCGTGGAACGGAAGGTCAGCCCTGATCCGCCACGAAGGACGCCATCCGGGTCAGGGCCGAGTTCCAGTTGA
- a CDS encoding protease inhibitor → MRNTARWAATLGLTATAVCGPLTGAAFAAPGTVPSTAPTTLYAPSALVLTLGRGESAATTTPHRAVTLTCAPTASGTHPAANPACAELRAADGDLNALAVRGGVACTKEYDPVVVTVDGVWRGQRVSYERTFANECVKTTYGSSVFAF, encoded by the coding sequence ATGCGGAACACCGCGCGCTGGGCAGCGACCCTCGGTCTCACGGCCACCGCCGTCTGCGGACCCCTCACCGGGGCCGCGTTCGCCGCCCCGGGCACAGTCCCGTCCACCGCCCCGACCACGCTCTACGCCCCCTCGGCCCTGGTACTCACCCTGGGCCGCGGCGAGAGCGCGGCCACCACCACCCCGCACCGCGCCGTCACCCTGACCTGCGCCCCGACCGCCTCCGGCACCCATCCGGCGGCGAACCCGGCGTGTGCCGAACTGCGCGCCGCCGACGGGGACTTGAACGCCCTGGCGGTCAGGGGCGGCGTCGCCTGCACCAAGGAGTACGACCCCGTGGTGGTCACGGTCGACGGTGTCTGGCGGGGCCAGCGCGTCTCCTATGAGCGCACCTTCGCCAACGAGTGCGTGAAGACCACCTACGGGAGCAGCGTCTTCGCGTTCTGA
- a CDS encoding RICIN domain-containing protein → MPTPHPPRPPYPPPGGVSEESDESLGAALRARPDGEAGPAVALFMARHWQSVHDYAVICLAAPADTASMVTAAAYHQVLGRLALGEPGVALRPRLLVAVRDTVREWSAEDRISGVLPDLGKPAGGRGMRAATSMTPENRKLAERSFHALPGLARCLLWHVEVEAEPITVPAGLLGMDTDTASVALEQAREKFREGCVHAHRELAPTKDCRFYNRLLDVPIRRGGALLPDVQHHLGECRHCRNAAEQLSHFEGGLGVLLAEAVLGWGARRYLDTRPGRSQQTPRTRGSARHGRGRRRLLPGIPAPGRRTPGGPLSSRTLLTGVGLASAGLLATLFVAGLWSDDDGADPAASTSAVGGVGAAPGNGTTPPTASSAPGTAQLPAVPGRTRLRNAAADLCVDISGRPEAGGSTELAACSSEATQQWSYEDDGLLRSVADPDLCLDSHLDAGVVVLGSCAGEKAKRADDVRYDLTVQGELLPRWDEQLALTSTTEDPGADIVVKVRDGSDGQRWLTDPPATAGPGSLSATGTQTPSTRAVELSERA, encoded by the coding sequence GTGCCCACCCCCCACCCCCCTCGCCCGCCTTACCCCCCGCCCGGCGGGGTTTCCGAAGAATCCGACGAGAGCCTCGGCGCCGCGCTGAGGGCCCGTCCGGACGGTGAGGCCGGGCCGGCCGTCGCGCTGTTCATGGCGCGGCACTGGCAGTCGGTTCACGACTACGCGGTGATCTGCCTCGCCGCCCCGGCGGACACCGCCTCCATGGTCACCGCTGCCGCCTACCACCAGGTACTCGGCCGGCTGGCCCTCGGCGAGCCCGGCGTGGCATTACGTCCCCGGCTCCTGGTGGCCGTCCGGGACACCGTCCGGGAGTGGTCGGCCGAGGACCGAATATCAGGTGTCCTGCCGGATTTGGGGAAACCGGCCGGAGGGCGCGGTATGCGCGCGGCCACGTCCATGACGCCCGAAAACCGCAAGTTGGCCGAGCGTTCGTTCCACGCGCTTCCCGGACTCGCCCGGTGTTTGCTGTGGCACGTCGAGGTGGAGGCGGAGCCCATAACCGTACCCGCCGGTCTCCTGGGCATGGATACCGACACCGCGTCGGTAGCTCTCGAACAAGCGCGTGAAAAATTCCGTGAGGGTTGTGTACATGCCCATCGAGAACTCGCGCCGACCAAGGATTGCCGCTTCTACAACCGACTCCTCGATGTTCCGATTCGCCGGGGCGGAGCCCTGCTGCCCGATGTGCAGCACCATCTGGGGGAGTGCCGGCACTGCCGTAACGCAGCCGAACAACTGAGCCATTTCGAGGGTGGATTGGGTGTCCTGCTCGCCGAGGCGGTGCTCGGCTGGGGCGCCCGGCGCTATCTCGACACCCGGCCCGGCCGCTCCCAGCAGACGCCACGCACCCGCGGCTCCGCCCGGCACGGCCGCGGACGCCGCCGTCTGCTGCCGGGGATCCCCGCGCCGGGTCGCCGGACCCCGGGCGGACCGCTCTCCTCCCGCACCCTGCTGACAGGGGTGGGCCTCGCCTCGGCCGGGCTGCTCGCGACGCTGTTCGTCGCCGGCCTGTGGTCGGACGACGACGGCGCCGACCCGGCCGCCTCCACCAGCGCGGTCGGCGGCGTCGGCGCGGCACCCGGGAACGGCACGACCCCGCCGACGGCGTCCTCCGCGCCGGGCACCGCTCAGCTTCCCGCCGTCCCGGGCCGCACAAGGCTGCGCAACGCGGCCGCCGACCTGTGTGTCGACATCTCCGGCAGACCCGAGGCCGGGGGCAGCACCGAGCTGGCGGCATGCTCGTCGGAGGCCACCCAGCAGTGGTCGTACGAGGACGACGGACTGCTGCGCAGCGTGGCGGACCCCGACCTGTGCCTGGACTCGCACCTGGACGCGGGCGTGGTCGTCCTCGGCAGTTGCGCCGGCGAGAAGGCGAAGCGGGCGGACGACGTGCGCTACGACCTCACCGTGCAGGGGGAGTTGCTGCCCCGCTGGGACGAGCAGCTCGCCCTCACCTCCACCACCGAGGACCCGGGCGCCGACATCGTCGTCAAGGTCCGCGACGGCTCCGACGGACAACGCTGGCTGACCGACCCACCCGCGACGGCCGGCCCCGGCTCGCTGTCGGCCACCGGCACTCAGACGCCGTCGACGCGGGCCGTGGAACTGTCGGAGCGGGCCTAG
- a CDS encoding glycoside hydrolase family 9 protein: MKRRRTTLLSLTALLAAALVGLPAPGAAAEEVEQVKNGTFDTTTAPWWATTNVTAGLSDGQLCADVPGGTANRWDAAVGQNDITLVKGESYKFAFTANGSPDGHVVRAIVGLSVAPYDTYFEVTPQLSVSGNSYAYTFTSPVDVTQAQVGFQLGGSAEPFRFCMDDVSLLGGVPPEVYEPDTGPRVRVNQVAYLPAGPKNATLVTDATAKLPWQLKNSGGAVVAQGWTVPRGTDASSAQNVHSIDFGAYKKQGSGLTLVVDGETSRPFDIGTSAYDKLRLDAAKYYYTQRSGIEIRDDLRPGYGRPAGHVDVAPNQGDSNVPCQPGVCDYTLDVTGGWYDAGDHGKYVVNGGISTWELLSTYERSLTARTGQPSKLGDGSLAIPESGNKVPDILDEVRWELDFLLKMQVPDGQPLAGMAHHKMHDEQWTGLPLLPSDDPQKRELHPPSTQATLNLAATAAQAARLYKPYDKAFAAKALAAARKAWTAALAHPEMYADPNDGIGGGSYADSDATDEFYWAAAELYLTTGEKPFADHVLTSPVHTADIFGPLGYDWARTAAAARLDLATVPSKLPGRDKVRQSVVKGADRYLATLRAQPYGMPYAPADNLYDWGSNHQILHNAVVIATAYDITGGAKYRDGALQSMDYMFGRNALNMSYVTGYGEVNAHNQHSRWYARQLDPKLPNPPDGTLAGGPNSSIQDPYAQSKLQGCVGQFCFIDDIQSWSTNEHTINWNSALTRMASFVADQG, from the coding sequence GTGAAACGACGCAGAACCACCTTGCTGTCCCTGACGGCCCTCTTGGCGGCGGCACTCGTGGGCCTTCCCGCCCCCGGCGCCGCCGCCGAGGAGGTCGAACAGGTCAAGAACGGCACCTTCGACACCACCACCGCCCCCTGGTGGGCGACCACCAACGTCACCGCGGGCCTGTCCGACGGACAGCTCTGCGCGGACGTGCCGGGCGGCACCGCCAACCGCTGGGACGCCGCCGTCGGCCAGAACGACATCACCCTGGTGAAGGGCGAGTCGTACAAGTTCGCCTTCACCGCGAACGGTTCGCCCGACGGGCATGTCGTCCGGGCGATCGTGGGTCTGTCGGTGGCCCCCTACGACACCTACTTCGAGGTCACCCCGCAGCTGAGCGTCTCCGGGAACTCGTACGCCTACACGTTCACCTCACCCGTCGACGTCACGCAGGCCCAGGTGGGCTTCCAGCTCGGCGGCAGCGCGGAGCCCTTCCGCTTCTGCATGGACGACGTGTCCCTGCTGGGCGGGGTGCCGCCCGAGGTGTACGAGCCCGACACCGGGCCCCGGGTGCGCGTCAACCAGGTCGCCTATCTGCCGGCCGGCCCGAAGAACGCCACGCTGGTCACCGACGCGACCGCGAAGCTGCCCTGGCAGCTGAAGAACTCAGGCGGCGCCGTGGTCGCGCAGGGCTGGACCGTGCCCCGCGGCACCGACGCCTCCTCCGCGCAGAACGTCCACTCGATCGACTTCGGCGCCTACAAGAAGCAGGGCAGCGGCCTCACCCTGGTCGTGGACGGCGAGACCAGCCGCCCCTTCGACATCGGCACGAGCGCCTACGACAAGCTGCGCCTGGACGCCGCGAAGTACTACTACACGCAGCGCAGCGGCATCGAGATCCGCGACGACCTGCGGCCGGGATACGGACGCCCCGCCGGGCACGTCGACGTGGCGCCGAATCAAGGCGACTCGAACGTGCCGTGTCAGCCCGGAGTCTGCGACTACACGCTCGACGTCACCGGCGGCTGGTACGACGCCGGCGACCACGGCAAGTACGTCGTCAACGGCGGCATCTCCACCTGGGAGCTGCTCAGCACCTACGAGCGATCCCTGACGGCCCGCACCGGGCAGCCGTCCAAGCTGGGCGACGGCTCGCTCGCCATCCCGGAGAGCGGCAACAAGGTGCCGGACATCCTCGACGAAGTCCGCTGGGAGCTCGACTTCCTGCTGAAGATGCAGGTGCCCGACGGGCAGCCGCTGGCCGGCATGGCCCACCACAAGATGCACGACGAGCAGTGGACGGGCCTGCCGCTGCTGCCGAGCGACGACCCGCAGAAGCGGGAGCTGCACCCGCCGAGCACCCAGGCCACGCTGAACCTGGCGGCGACGGCGGCGCAGGCGGCCCGCCTGTACAAGCCCTACGACAAGGCGTTCGCGGCCAAGGCCCTCGCGGCCGCCCGCAAGGCCTGGACGGCGGCACTCGCCCACCCGGAGATGTACGCCGACCCCAACGACGGCATCGGCGGCGGCTCCTACGCCGACTCCGACGCCACCGACGAGTTCTACTGGGCGGCGGCCGAGCTGTACCTCACCACGGGGGAGAAGCCGTTCGCCGACCACGTCCTCACCTCGCCCGTCCACACCGCCGACATCTTCGGCCCCCTCGGCTACGACTGGGCAAGGACGGCGGCCGCGGCCCGGCTGGACCTGGCGACCGTGCCGAGCAAGCTGCCCGGCCGGGACAAGGTCCGCCAGTCCGTCGTCAAGGGCGCCGACCGCTACCTGGCCACGCTCAGGGCACAGCCGTACGGCATGCCGTACGCCCCCGCCGACAACCTCTACGACTGGGGCTCCAACCACCAGATCCTGCACAACGCGGTCGTCATCGCCACCGCGTACGACATCACGGGCGGCGCGAAGTACCGTGACGGCGCCTTGCAGAGCATGGACTACATGTTCGGCCGCAACGCGCTGAACATGTCGTACGTGACCGGCTACGGCGAGGTCAACGCCCACAACCAGCACAGCCGTTGGTACGCCCGCCAGCTCGACCCGAAGCTGCCGAACCCGCCCGACGGCACCCTCGCCGGCGGGCCGAACTCGAGCATCCAGGACCCCTACGCACAGAGCAAACTCCAGGGCTGCGTCGGCCAGTTCTGCTTCATCGACGACATCCAGTCCTGGTCGACCAACGAGCACACCATCAACTGGAACTCGGCCCTGACCCGGATGGCGTCCTTCGTGGCGGATCAGGGCTGA